The proteins below come from a single Falco rusticolus isolate bFalRus1 chromosome 8, bFalRus1.pri, whole genome shotgun sequence genomic window:
- the PECR gene encoding peroxisomal trans-2-enoyl-CoA reductase isoform X4 has translation MHCFKYSGQGCSVVIASRKFDRLKAAAEELNNTFSSMRPAKVTPIQCNIRKEDELLHQVEALVKSTLSLHGKIDFLVNNGGGQFASLSEAISAKGWNAVIDTNLTGTFYCCKAVYNAWMQEHGGVIVNITAAVRNGFPGMSHTGAARAAVNNLTKTLALEWAHSGVRINSVAPGLVFSETAVANYGEQGTAMWLKSIPKVPAKRSAVPEEISPAVCFLLSPAASYITGITMVVDGGQSLYSHALEIPDHDRWPSPPEGKNSEMLKKVLSGKFKPKL, from the exons ATGCATTGTTTCAAATACAGCGGTCAAG GTTGCAGTGTTGTTATTGCCTCTCGTAAATTTGATCGAttaaaagctgctgcagaagaactGAATAATACGTTTTCTTCCATGAGGCCTGCCAAAGTGACTCCCATACAGTGCAATATTCGCAAAGAAGATGAG CTCTTACACCAG GTAGAAGCTTTGGTGAAGTCTACGCTGAGTCTGCATGGGAAGATTGACTTCCTGGTGAATAATGGAGGAGGCCAATTTGCAAGTCTTTCTGAAGCCATTAGTGCAAAAGGCTGGAATGCTGTGATAGACACGAATCTTACAGGGACCTTCTACTGCTGCAAAGCAG TGTACAATGCCTGGATGCAGGAACATGGAGGAGTCATTGTCAACATTACTGCTGCCGTGAGAAATGGGTTTCCTGGAATGTc GCATACAGGAGCTGCAAGAGCTGCAGTGAATAACCTAACCAAGACTTTAGCTTTAGAATGGGCCCACAGCGGAGTAAGAATCAACAGTGTTGCTCCT ggattagtattttcagaaactgctgttgCAAACTATGGAGAACAAGGTACAGCAATGTGGTTAAAGAGCATACCAAAGGTTCCTGCCAAGAGGTCAGCGGTTCCTGAAGAG ATCTCTCCTGCAGTATGTTTCCTACTATCTCCAGCTGCTTCTTACATAACTGGGATAACTATGGTCGTGGATGGCGGCCAAAGTTTATATAGCCATGCCCTAGAAATACCTG aTCATGACAGATGGCCTTCAccaccagaaggaaaaaattctgaaatgcttAAAAAGGTTCTTTCTGGCAAGTTCAAGCCAAAGCTGTAA